A region from the Variovorax sp. V93 genome encodes:
- a CDS encoding ATP-binding protein, with amino-acid sequence MASAVLARAQIAAHTCDSLCELVRGIKEGAGAIMLAEEVLADPAAAALADALGSQPPWSDLPVLVLARQGADSPVIAKAMDRLANVTVIERPMRVASLISTVRAALRARNRQYQLRGLLDGLRESDQRKTEFLATLAHELRNPLAPMSTALTLLMRKPHEPAEARRYYELMGRQIDHMVRLVNDLMEVSRITRGKIELRMEAVSLEAVIEDAIELSRPLLEGARHTLSTRLCSEPVVVRGDGVRLTQVFSNLLNNAAKYTAPGGKIRIVLRREGRDAVVEVWDNGTGIAPDMLKSIFEMFVQVSGTSKAAQGGLGIGLTLVKSLVELHGGSVEATSAGLGQGAMFCVRLPLARVEAGVPASSAPAVRGWPASLPGTVLIVDDNRDAADALGELLRSMGATTRVAYSADAALRMVAEGLAPGLAILDIGMPGMDGCELATRLRANPALAGLILVALTGWGQHGDKERIAVAGFDHHLLKPLDLPALISTLGAAP; translated from the coding sequence ATGGCAAGCGCCGTACTGGCCCGCGCACAGATTGCGGCCCACACCTGCGACAGCCTGTGCGAGCTCGTGCGGGGTATCAAGGAAGGCGCCGGCGCCATCATGCTGGCGGAAGAGGTGCTGGCCGATCCGGCCGCGGCCGCGCTGGCCGACGCGCTGGGCTCGCAGCCGCCGTGGTCCGATCTGCCGGTGCTCGTTCTTGCCCGCCAGGGCGCGGATTCGCCCGTCATCGCCAAGGCCATGGACCGGCTCGCGAACGTCACCGTGATCGAGCGGCCGATGCGCGTGGCCTCGCTGATCAGCACGGTGCGCGCGGCGCTGCGGGCGCGTAACCGGCAATACCAGTTGCGCGGCCTGCTCGACGGCCTGCGCGAGTCCGACCAGCGCAAGACAGAGTTCCTTGCAACGCTGGCGCACGAGCTGCGCAACCCGCTCGCGCCGATGAGCACTGCGCTCACGCTCCTGATGCGCAAGCCGCACGAGCCCGCGGAGGCCCGGCGCTACTACGAGCTCATGGGGCGGCAGATCGACCACATGGTGCGGCTCGTGAACGACCTGATGGAGGTCTCGCGCATCACGCGCGGCAAGATCGAGCTGCGCATGGAGGCGGTCTCGCTTGAAGCGGTGATCGAGGACGCCATCGAGCTGAGCCGGCCGCTGCTCGAAGGCGCCAGGCACACGCTGAGCACGCGGCTGTGCAGCGAGCCGGTCGTGGTGCGGGGCGACGGCGTCCGCCTCACGCAGGTGTTCTCCAACCTGCTCAACAACGCCGCCAAGTACACCGCGCCCGGCGGAAAGATCCGCATCGTGCTGCGCCGGGAAGGGCGCGACGCCGTGGTCGAGGTCTGGGACAACGGCACCGGCATTGCGCCGGACATGCTGAAGTCGATCTTCGAGATGTTCGTGCAGGTGAGCGGCACTTCCAAGGCGGCGCAGGGCGGCCTGGGCATCGGCCTCACGCTGGTGAAGAGCCTGGTCGAGCTTCATGGCGGCAGCGTCGAGGCAACCAGCGCGGGCCTGGGCCAGGGCGCGATGTTCTGTGTGCGCTTGCCGCTTGCCCGCGTCGAGGCCGGCGTGCCCGCGTCGTCGGCACCGGCCGTTCGCGGCTGGCCGGCCTCGTTGCCGGGCACGGTGCTGATCGTCGACGACAACCGGGACGCGGCCGATGCACTGGGCGAACTGCTGCGCTCGATGGGCGCCACCACGCGCGTGGCCTACAGCGCAGATGCCGCGCTGCGCATGGTGGCCGAGGGTCTGGCGCCCGGGCTCGCGATCCTCGACATCGGCATGCCGGGCATGGACGGCTGCGAGCTCGCAACCAGGCTGCGCGCCAACCCCGCGCTGGCCGGATTGATCCTCGTCGCACTGACCGGCTGGGGCCAGCACGGCGACAAGGAGCGCATTGCGGTGGCCGGGTTCGACCACCATCTGCTCAAGCCGCTCGACCTGCCGGCGCTGATCTCGACCCTGGGGGCCGCGCCATGA
- a CDS encoding lysylphosphatidylglycerol synthase domain-containing protein produces MNHDATMLSAADHPAGRPSLWRRCRRWLLPLLGLAVLGLLLSHAHKVDWAGAWEALQRYPAMLLLGVWAIATASHALYGCFDLIGRRHTRHRVPRWRSWAIAVTSYAFNLNLGSLVGGIAMRARLYARAGLDEAVVAQIVGVSLATNWLGYGLLAGGLFAAGVITPPRQASIGADALRALGVLMILLAAAYVVACAFSRGRQWQLRGRRVRLPSAQLAVVQLTLSAANWALMGCAMYLLLGRQVPYATTLSVLLAASIVGVITPIPAGLGVLEAVYLALLSGTVRQGELMGAVLAYRALYYLLPLAGGLVLYLLLERYAAGHPLDVEADTPWRAQTP; encoded by the coding sequence ATGAACCATGACGCGACCATGCTTTCGGCGGCGGACCATCCGGCCGGCAGGCCCTCGCTCTGGCGCCGCTGCCGCCGATGGCTGCTGCCGCTGCTGGGGCTCGCGGTGCTGGGCCTGCTGCTGTCGCATGCGCACAAGGTCGACTGGGCAGGCGCATGGGAGGCGCTGCAGCGCTATCCGGCGATGCTGCTGCTGGGGGTCTGGGCCATCGCAACCGCGAGCCACGCGCTCTACGGATGCTTCGACCTCATCGGCCGGCGGCACACGCGCCACCGGGTGCCGCGCTGGCGCTCCTGGGCCATTGCGGTGACGAGCTATGCCTTCAATCTCAACCTGGGCTCGCTGGTCGGCGGCATTGCGATGCGTGCCCGGCTCTATGCGCGCGCGGGCCTCGATGAAGCCGTGGTGGCGCAGATCGTCGGCGTGAGCCTGGCCACCAACTGGCTCGGCTACGGGCTGCTGGCCGGCGGCCTGTTCGCCGCTGGCGTCATCACGCCGCCGCGCCAGGCGAGCATCGGGGCGGACGCGTTGCGCGCGCTCGGCGTGCTGATGATTCTTCTCGCGGCAGCGTATGTGGTGGCCTGCGCCTTTTCGCGCGGGCGGCAGTGGCAGCTGCGGGGGCGGCGGGTGAGGCTCCCTTCGGCGCAGCTTGCGGTCGTCCAGCTCACGCTCTCCGCCGCCAACTGGGCATTGATGGGCTGCGCGATGTACCTGCTCCTGGGCCGGCAGGTGCCGTACGCCACCACGCTGAGCGTGCTGCTGGCCGCGTCCATCGTCGGCGTGATCACGCCGATCCCGGCCGGGCTCGGCGTGCTCGAGGCCGTTTACCTGGCGCTGCTCTCGGGCACCGTGCGCCAGGGCGAGCTGATGGGGGCCGTGCTGGCCTACCGCGCGCTCTACTACCTGCTGCCGCTGGCCGGCGGCCTGGTGCTCTACCTGCTGCTCGAACGCTACGCGGCGGGCCATCCGCTGGACGTGGAGGCCGACACACCATGGCGCGCGCAAACCCCCTGA